The Candidatus Nomurabacteria bacterium genome has a segment encoding these proteins:
- a CDS encoding histidine--tRNA ligase → MSPKQKTVKEAKSPKGMRDLIGDEYYKFQGFFEKAQEVAIYYGFSPIETPILENEEIFTTTIGEGTDIIDKEMYTLKTKGGTKLAMRPEKTAGVVRSYIENGMGAKPQPVMVYQYGPSFRHDNPQAGRWRQFYQFDLDAIGSDKSIIDALIIKTVYTIIKEAGGEDINIDINSIGDKECRNQYVKELTSYYRKHVNALPAVDRERLKTNPLRILDSKDPKTMEINQNAPDAVSHLCSACKKHFKEVLEYLEELGIPYRINKNLVRGLSYYTRTVFEVTVSEENEQGEVTEISIAGGGRYDYLAKNLGSKKDVPAVGAAIGVDRVIAQPWSKDLSPRNVKKPKVSFIQIGNDAKLKALVVIEMLRQAKVPVYQSISKDSLSTQLGITEKMGIPYALILGQKEALDGTVIVRNMENRSQEIVKLDDLPSHIKALK, encoded by the coding sequence ATGAGTCCAAAACAAAAAACAGTCAAAGAAGCAAAATCACCAAAAGGAATGAGAGATTTGATCGGTGATGAATATTATAAGTTCCAAGGATTTTTTGAGAAAGCACAAGAAGTTGCAATATACTACGGCTTTTCTCCTATCGAAACTCCGATACTAGAAAACGAAGAAATATTTACAACAACAATAGGAGAAGGAACAGATATCATCGACAAAGAAATGTACACACTAAAAACAAAAGGTGGAACAAAGCTTGCGATGAGACCAGAAAAAACCGCTGGTGTCGTGCGTTCATATATAGAGAACGGCATGGGTGCAAAACCGCAACCAGTTATGGTGTACCAATACGGGCCAAGCTTCAGACACGACAACCCACAAGCAGGAAGATGGAGACAGTTTTACCAATTTGATCTAGATGCAATAGGAAGTGACAAAAGTATAATAGACGCTCTTATAATAAAAACTGTTTATACAATAATCAAAGAAGCTGGTGGAGAAGATATAAACATAGACATAAACTCAATCGGTGACAAAGAATGTAGAAACCAATACGTAAAAGAGTTGACCTCTTATTATAGAAAGCATGTAAACGCTCTTCCTGCAGTAGACAGAGAAAGACTAAAGACAAATCCGCTCAGAATACTAGACTCAAAAGATCCAAAAACTATGGAGATAAACCAAAACGCTCCAGACGCAGTTTCTCACCTATGTAGCGCTTGTAAAAAACACTTCAAAGAAGTTCTAGAATATCTAGAAGAACTTGGTATTCCTTATAGAATAAACAAAAACCTAGTTAGAGGTTTGTCATACTACACAAGAACAGTTTTCGAAGTAACAGTTTCAGAAGAAAACGAACAAGGTGAAGTAACAGAGATCTCTATTGCTGGTGGTGGAAGATATGATTACCTTGCAAAAAATCTAGGTTCAAAAAAAGATGTTCCTGCTGTCGGTGCAGCAATAGGAGTAGATAGAGTTATAGCTCAACCTTGGTCCAAAGATCTTTCTCCTAGAAATGTTAAAAAACCAAAAGTTTCATTTATCCAAATCGGAAACGATGCAAAACTAAAAGCACTAGTTGTGATAGAAATGCTAAGACAAGCAAAAGTTCCTGTTTATCAATCTATCTCCAAAGATAGCTTGTCTACACAACTTGGTATAACAGAAAAAATGGGCATACCGTATGCTCTTATCCTCGGACAAAAAGAGGCGTTAGATGGAACAGTTATCGTAAGAAACATGGAAAACAGATCACAAGAAATAGTAAAACTAGATGATCTACCTTCACACATAAAAGCTCTAAAATAA
- a CDS encoding MBL fold metallo-hydrolase produces MIISYFGKQNLKVQYGDLVICVDPVSKKGDKNSGSKFGSDIVISTTPHPDYNGIEEAVYGDKEPFVIRSAGEYEIGGTEIVGAHTITNIDKKRYKNTCFRFVVEDINLGVLGPIDKESFTSKVREVLGGVDILFLPLSGGDGYGVDEAEKIYFQVEPPIVVPVDYSPEDLEKFVKKIGAPKETVDKLTIKKKDVYASKGDIIVIKKS; encoded by the coding sequence ATGATAATAAGCTATTTTGGGAAGCAAAACCTCAAGGTTCAGTATGGTGATTTGGTCATTTGTGTTGACCCTGTTTCCAAGAAAGGAGACAAGAATTCTGGCTCAAAATTTGGTTCAGATATAGTTATAAGCACAACTCCACACCCAGACTACAATGGTATAGAAGAAGCTGTATACGGGGACAAAGAACCTTTTGTTATAAGATCGGCTGGAGAATACGAGATAGGCGGCACAGAAATAGTTGGAGCCCACACGATAACTAACATAGACAAGAAAAGATACAAGAATACTTGCTTTAGATTTGTTGTAGAAGATATAAATCTAGGAGTTTTAGGACCAATAGACAAAGAATCTTTTACTTCAAAAGTTAGAGAAGTTCTAGGTGGAGTCGATATATTATTCTTGCCACTTTCTGGAGGAGATGGTTATGGTGTAGACGAAGCAGAAAAAATATATTTTCAAGTAGAACCACCGATTGTTGTACCGGTAGATTATTCTCCAGAAGATTTGGAAAAGTTCGTCAAAAAAATCGGAGCTCCAAAAGAGACAGTAGACAAACTAACTATCAAGAAAAAGGATGTCTACGCAAGCAAGGGAGATATTATAGTTATAAAGAAGTCTTAG
- a CDS encoding methyltransferase domain-containing protein, producing MQDFLDPKKALKEIKVHEGHKVGDFGCGTGGFTKVLGPIVGTTGRVFAVDVQKSICDRLEKEVKEGVYENTTVIWGDIEKKNGTKINDGFLDFVFFANTLFLVEDKFGAIKEATRTLKKGGRIVVIDWTDSWGGIGPHKDHLFTKTDAKDLFMKFGMNVEKEFDAGAHHYGIILKSQ from the coding sequence ATGCAAGATTTCCTAGATCCTAAAAAAGCGTTGAAAGAAATAAAAGTTCACGAGGGTCACAAAGTGGGTGACTTTGGATGTGGGACAGGTGGTTTTACAAAAGTTCTTGGACCAATAGTTGGTACTACTGGTAGAGTTTTTGCTGTCGATGTGCAGAAAAGTATTTGTGACAGGCTAGAGAAAGAAGTCAAAGAAGGTGTATACGAAAACACTACAGTTATCTGGGGTGATATCGAGAAGAAAAACGGTACAAAAATAAACGATGGATTTCTAGATTTTGTTTTTTTTGCAAACACATTGTTTCTTGTAGAAGATAAGTTTGGTGCAATAAAAGAAGCTACTAGAACACTAAAAAAGGGCGGAAGAATAGTTGTTATAGATTGGACAGACTCTTGGGGTGGTATCGGTCCACACAAGGATCACCTTTTCACAAAGACAGATGCAAAAGATTTATTTATGAAATTTGGCATGAATGTGGAAAAGGAGTTTGACGCAGGTGCTCATCACTATGGGATAATATTGAAAAGCCAATAA
- the raiA gene encoding ribosome-associated translation inhibitor RaiA, with product MVNTNIKATNLELVEHLVDHTNKKLSSLEKYSAGESIDVAVELAKNNHKDGDVFRAEFRTFVFGKSFYAFSEKPDLYSAIDEAEASLTREIKRSKERDKNLFRRGARSVKKMMKGLTRRNPMTSKYED from the coding sequence ATGGTAAATACAAACATCAAAGCTACAAATCTAGAACTAGTCGAACACCTTGTAGATCACACAAACAAAAAACTATCCAGCCTAGAGAAATATAGCGCTGGAGAAAGTATCGATGTCGCTGTAGAACTTGCCAAGAATAACCACAAAGATGGTGATGTTTTTAGAGCAGAGTTTAGAACATTTGTTTTTGGAAAAAGTTTCTACGCTTTTTCAGAAAAGCCAGACCTTTATTCTGCAATCGATGAAGCTGAAGCAAGCCTAACAAGAGAAATAAAAAGATCAAAAGAAAGAGACAAGAATCTTTTCCGAAGAGGAGCAAGAAGTGTAAAGAAAATGATGAAAGGTCTTACAAGGAGAAATCCGATGACAAGCAAATACGAAGACTAG
- a CDS encoding DUF167 domain-containing protein, giving the protein MEVKVKVISSSKNESIEVTKTGRLVVSIKEKREGGRANRRLVELLSEYYGVEEKNVIIVKGHKDTSKTLLIHGIQGVL; this is encoded by the coding sequence ATGGAAGTCAAAGTAAAGGTTATTTCTAGCTCCAAAAATGAGTCTATAGAGGTCACAAAGACCGGCAGGCTAGTTGTGTCCATAAAGGAGAAAAGAGAGGGCGGCAGGGCCAACAGGAGGCTTGTAGAGCTACTCTCGGAGTATTATGGAGTAGAGGAGAAGAACGTGATTATTGTAAAAGGGCACAAAGATACGAGCAAAACCCTGTTAATTCACGGTATTCAAGGTGTGCTATAA
- a CDS encoding S1 RNA-binding domain-containing protein, whose protein sequence is MTTIAEEKTIFVEKEAPFPDVDMLVEGPVIAIEKNALYIDLAPFGTGVIYGREFNNAKELIKKANIGDSIKVKVIEKENEDGYIEVSLKEAKQALVWSEAEKAIKNKTKFDLAVTEANKGGLIIDWQGMQGFLPASQLTPENYPRVEDSDKDKIFKELKKLVGQKLSVSIISISPKEGKLIFSEKEDGDEKREGMVSKYSVGDEVETTVAGIVDFGVFLKLEDNLEGLVHISEIDWGLVEDPHQLYKIGDSVKAKIIEIKDGKVSLSIKQLKENPWKEFEDKIKKGDIIKGVVIKFNKHGALVSIKPGVAGLVHNSMFGSEEALREKLELGKTYPFQITLFEPKEQKMTLAFVEDAK, encoded by the coding sequence ATGACAACAATCGCAGAAGAAAAGACAATTTTTGTAGAAAAAGAAGCTCCATTTCCAGATGTAGATATGCTTGTTGAAGGACCAGTTATAGCTATAGAGAAAAATGCTCTTTATATAGATCTTGCTCCATTTGGAACAGGAGTTATATATGGTAGAGAGTTCAACAACGCAAAAGAGCTTATCAAGAAAGCAAACATTGGCGACAGTATAAAAGTAAAAGTTATAGAGAAAGAAAACGAAGATGGTTACATCGAAGTTTCTCTAAAGGAAGCGAAACAAGCTCTAGTATGGAGCGAGGCAGAAAAAGCCATAAAGAACAAAACAAAGTTCGATCTAGCTGTTACCGAAGCAAACAAAGGTGGACTTATAATCGACTGGCAAGGTATGCAAGGTTTCCTACCTGCTTCACAACTTACTCCAGAAAATTATCCTAGAGTAGAAGATTCAGACAAAGACAAGATCTTCAAAGAATTGAAGAAGCTTGTGGGTCAGAAACTTTCTGTAAGCATCATCTCTATCTCTCCAAAAGAAGGAAAACTTATATTCTCTGAAAAAGAAGATGGTGATGAAAAAAGAGAAGGTATGGTTTCAAAATACTCTGTTGGAGACGAAGTAGAAACTACAGTTGCTGGAATCGTAGATTTCGGAGTATTCCTAAAACTAGAAGATAACCTAGAAGGTCTAGTACACATTTCTGAGATCGACTGGGGTCTAGTAGAAGATCCTCACCAGCTTTACAAGATTGGTGATAGCGTAAAAGCAAAAATAATCGAAATCAAAGATGGCAAAGTTTCTCTTTCTATCAAACAACTAAAAGAAAACCCTTGGAAAGAATTTGAAGATAAGATCAAGAAAGGAGACATAATAAAGGGAGTTGTTATCAAGTTCAACAAACACGGTGCTCTTGTTTCTATAAAACCTGGAGTTGCAGGACTAGTCCACAACTCTATGTTTGGTAGCGAAGAAGCGCTAAGAGAAAAATTGGAACTTGGAAAAACATATCCATTCCAAATAACTCTGTTCGAACCAAAAGAACAAAAGATGACTCTTGCTTTCGTAGAAGACGCAAAGTAA
- a CDS encoding extracellular solute-binding protein produces the protein MGANKISPFQIILLVAFGFIIIIAVMIFSGAINLGSKNQADTLSGKVVIWGFFPSSTMREVISPIQSKYENLTISYVEKNYATFGADLSEALASGNGPDMFMVTSDTLLRDLNKSFTTSFDTYPLRTYRNTFVEGAELFLGNDGVMAFPLTIDPLVLYWNRDMFNSAGIVSPPATWGDLYKIVPTLSEKTSQGILSKSAISLGEYDNVTHAKDILSMFFIQTGNKIVTRDSDGSYYSTLSATTSGGESPGASIIRFYTDFSNPSSDYFSWSKSLPDSKDYFIAGNLAMYIGYASEVYDIRAKNPNLNFDVTRIPQLESSSNDLTFGRVYGITTTRNTAQRTAAFYIAQDLSSSDSVALLSSFLKTIPVRRDLLSSLPADPYINSFYQSALLARSWYDPNPTSTSGIFQNMIKDVTTGFYSPEGALKRANDALDNLLR, from the coding sequence ATGGGAGCAAATAAAATATCACCATTTCAAATAATTTTACTTGTAGCGTTTGGTTTTATAATCATAATCGCTGTGATGATTTTTTCTGGTGCTATAAACTTGGGTAGTAAAAACCAAGCCGATACACTTTCTGGAAAAGTTGTTATATGGGGATTTTTCCCAAGCTCTACAATGAGGGAAGTTATATCTCCTATACAATCCAAGTACGAGAATCTGACAATCTCTTATGTAGAGAAAAACTACGCAACATTTGGAGCAGATCTATCTGAGGCACTTGCTTCGGGAAATGGTCCAGATATGTTTATGGTTACAAGCGATACACTTCTCCGAGATTTGAACAAATCGTTTACAACATCTTTTGATACATACCCACTTAGAACTTATAGAAATACGTTTGTAGAAGGCGCAGAACTATTTCTAGGAAATGACGGTGTTATGGCATTCCCGCTTACTATCGACCCGTTGGTTCTTTATTGGAATAGAGACATGTTCAATTCTGCGGGTATTGTTTCTCCGCCGGCTACTTGGGGAGATCTTTACAAGATCGTACCAACTCTTTCAGAAAAAACTTCTCAAGGCATACTTTCTAAAAGCGCTATATCTCTAGGAGAATACGACAACGTGACTCATGCCAAGGACATACTTTCTATGTTCTTTATACAAACAGGAAACAAGATAGTAACTCGTGATTCAGACGGTAGTTACTACAGTACTCTTTCTGCTACAACTTCTGGCGGAGAATCTCCTGGAGCGAGTATCATAAGGTTCTATACAGACTTCTCTAACCCTTCTAGCGATTACTTTTCTTGGAGCAAATCTCTTCCTGATTCAAAAGATTATTTTATAGCAGGGAACTTGGCTATGTATATAGGATACGCGAGCGAAGTTTATGACATAAGAGCCAAGAACCCAAACCTAAACTTTGATGTAACTCGTATACCACAACTAGAGTCTTCTTCTAATGATCTTACTTTTGGGCGTGTATATGGAATCACAACAACAAGAAACACAGCACAAAGAACCGCTGCTTTCTACATAGCACAAGACCTGTCTTCTTCTGACTCGGTTGCACTTTTGTCTAGTTTTTTGAAAACAATACCAGTTAGAAGAGATCTACTTTCATCGCTTCCAGCAGATCCGTATATAAACTCTTTCTATCAATCAGCGCTTTTGGCGAGAAGTTGGTATGATCCAAATCCGACATCTACAAGTGGAATATTCCAAAACATGATCAAAGACGTAACAACAGGATTTTATTCACCAGAAGGTGCACTCAAGAGAGCAAATGATGCCCTGGATAATCTTTTGAGATAA
- the gyrA gene encoding DNA gyrase subunit A, whose product MPKKKVEKNDDNKKDEGGLVLASSVVPKSIVEEMQESYISYAMSVITSRALPDVRDGLKPVHRRILYAMNEMSLSPTSKPKKSAAVVGDVLGKYHPHGDTAVYDSMVNMAQDFSYRYPLVLGQGNFGSIDGDGAAAMRYTEARMTKIATLMLKDLDKDTVDWRPNYDASRKEPAVLPAAVPALLLNGTMGIAVGMATAIPPHNLSEVIDATVHLINNKDANVEDLCEFIQGPDFPVGGIIYGKKEIEQAYRTGRGGIVTRGVAEVVEVKTGQFQIVITSIPFQVKKSNLITSIADLVQQKKIEGIKDIRDLSTKDIKVVIDLKSGAHPQKVLNYLYKHTQLEQNFNFNMLALVKGTPELLSLKGLLENFIEHRKEVVRRRTEFDLRKAKDREHILLGLKKALDHIDKIISIIRGSKDASEAKVKLMKEFKFSDLQTDAILDMRLQKLAGLERKQVEEELKEKQKLIAELEALLASPKKILKTIEDELVEIKEKYGDERRTKLVKGGVKSISDEDLIPEKDSVLVFTQGGYVKRTDPSEYRSQKRGGVGVIDLETKEEDFVTMLVQASTHSDLLFFTNRGKAYQIKMYDLPEGKRATKGKSIMNFLSLDGEERVTSILPIEKGKKDAITELVMITKNGVGKKVSAESFKDVRRSGIISIKLAKDDELVAVRAVDKDKDVVLVSHEGMSIRFRSTDLREMGRAAGGVKGMSLKKGDEIVGAVVVEKNEKDAELLVMSKNGLGKKTKITEYKAQKRGGGGVKTAKVTEKTGPIIVGRVVRDEEEMIAMSKKGQVIRVKLESVPSLGRQTQGVSIMKLRAGDAIASVTTI is encoded by the coding sequence ATGCCAAAGAAAAAAGTAGAGAAAAACGACGATAACAAGAAAGATGAAGGGGGACTAGTTCTCGCTTCTTCAGTAGTGCCAAAGTCTATAGTAGAAGAGATGCAGGAGTCTTATATTTCTTATGCTATGAGCGTTATAACTTCTCGTGCTCTTCCAGACGTAAGAGATGGTTTGAAGCCCGTTCATAGAAGAATTCTATATGCTATGAACGAGATGAGTCTTTCTCCTACATCTAAACCCAAGAAGTCTGCAGCAGTAGTTGGAGACGTTCTCGGAAAGTATCACCCTCATGGAGATACTGCTGTTTATGATTCGATGGTGAACATGGCACAAGATTTTTCTTATAGATATCCGCTTGTTCTTGGACAAGGTAACTTCGGTTCTATCGACGGAGACGGAGCAGCTGCTATGCGTTATACAGAAGCAAGAATGACAAAGATCGCTACTTTGATGCTCAAAGATCTCGATAAAGATACCGTAGACTGGAGACCAAACTATGACGCATCTAGAAAAGAACCGGCTGTTTTACCAGCGGCTGTTCCAGCACTTCTTCTAAACGGAACTATGGGTATTGCTGTGGGTATGGCAACTGCTATACCACCACACAATCTAAGTGAAGTTATAGATGCAACAGTTCACCTCATAAATAACAAAGATGCAAACGTAGAGGATCTATGTGAGTTTATACAGGGTCCAGATTTTCCAGTTGGTGGAATAATCTATGGCAAGAAAGAGATAGAGCAGGCATACAGAACAGGAAGAGGCGGTATTGTGACTCGTGGTGTGGCAGAAGTTGTAGAAGTAAAAACCGGACAATTCCAAATCGTTATAACTTCTATACCTTTTCAGGTTAAGAAATCAAACCTTATAACCTCTATTGCTGATTTGGTTCAGCAAAAGAAGATAGAAGGTATCAAAGACATACGTGACCTGTCTACAAAAGATATAAAGGTGGTGATAGACCTCAAGAGCGGCGCACACCCACAGAAAGTTTTGAATTATCTATACAAGCACACTCAGCTAGAACAAAACTTCAACTTCAATATGCTTGCTCTTGTCAAAGGTACTCCAGAACTTCTATCTCTAAAGGGACTTCTTGAAAATTTCATAGAGCACAGAAAAGAAGTTGTAAGAAGAAGAACAGAGTTTGATCTAAGGAAAGCAAAAGATAGAGAACATATACTTCTCGGACTAAAGAAGGCTCTTGATCATATCGACAAGATAATAAGTATCATACGAGGATCAAAAGACGCATCTGAAGCAAAAGTAAAGTTGATGAAAGAATTCAAATTCTCAGATTTGCAAACAGACGCGATTTTAGATATGAGACTTCAGAAGCTTGCAGGTCTAGAAAGAAAGCAAGTCGAAGAAGAACTAAAAGAAAAACAAAAACTTATTGCAGAACTCGAAGCGCTTTTGGCTAGTCCAAAAAAGATTCTGAAAACTATCGAAGACGAACTTGTAGAAATAAAAGAAAAGTACGGTGACGAAAGAAGAACAAAACTTGTAAAAGGTGGAGTCAAATCTATAAGTGATGAAGATCTTATCCCAGAAAAAGATTCTGTTTTGGTATTTACACAAGGTGGTTATGTAAAAAGAACTGATCCTAGTGAATACCGCTCACAGAAAAGAGGTGGCGTTGGAGTTATAGATCTCGAAACAAAAGAGGAAGATTTCGTAACTATGCTTGTTCAGGCAAGTACGCACAGTGATCTACTATTCTTCACCAACAGAGGTAAGGCTTACCAGATCAAGATGTATGATTTGCCAGAAGGAAAGCGTGCAACAAAAGGTAAATCTATAATGAACTTCTTGTCACTCGATGGAGAAGAAAGAGTCACTTCTATTCTTCCAATAGAAAAAGGAAAGAAGGATGCCATAACAGAACTCGTTATGATTACAAAAAATGGAGTCGGTAAAAAGGTTAGCGCAGAAAGTTTCAAAGATGTAAGAAGAAGCGGAATCATATCTATCAAACTCGCAAAAGACGATGAACTAGTTGCAGTTAGAGCTGTCGACAAGGACAAAGACGTCGTACTTGTATCACACGAGGGTATGTCTATCAGATTCCGTTCTACAGATTTGCGTGAAATGGGTAGAGCAGCTGGTGGAGTAAAAGGCATGAGTCTAAAGAAAGGAGACGAGATTGTCGGTGCGGTGGTAGTTGAAAAGAACGAAAAAGATGCAGAGCTTCTAGTTATGAGTAAAAACGGTCTTGGAAAGAAAACAAAGATCACAGAATACAAAGCACAAAAGCGTGGAGGTGGAGGAGTAAAAACTGCAAAAGTTACAGAAAAAACAGGTCCGATAATTGTAGGTAGAGTTGTAAGAGATGAAGAAGAAATGATCGCTATGAGCAAAAAGGGTCAAGTGATCAGAGTAAAACTAGAATCAGTACCTAGCCTAGGTAGACAAACTCAAGGAGTTTCTATTATGAAACTAAGAGCAGGAGACGCTATCGCTTCTGTCACTACAATATAA
- the lepB gene encoding signal peptidase I yields MDEYQREDLTPKKRKNPIASFFELFRYTLIALAIVFVVRTYIAQPFIVDGSSMYPTFEDKQYLIVDEISYRFEDPQRGDVIIFRYPKNPSAFYIKRVIGLPGETVTIISGKVMIKNSEYPDGFYIEEPYINEMDLNDNLTRILEEDEYFVMGDNRNFSSDSRHWGNVPRENIVGTPLFRLFPVDSISIKPGDYEVLTLEN; encoded by the coding sequence ATGGATGAATACCAAAGAGAAGATTTAACACCTAAAAAAAGAAAGAATCCTATTGCTTCTTTCTTTGAACTTTTTAGATATACACTTATTGCACTCGCAATAGTTTTCGTTGTGAGAACATACATCGCTCAACCGTTTATAGTAGATGGATCTTCTATGTACCCTACCTTCGAAGACAAGCAGTACCTTATCGTAGACGAGATAAGTTATAGATTTGAAGATCCACAAAGGGGTGATGTCATAATCTTCCGCTACCCAAAGAACCCTTCTGCTTTCTACATAAAAAGAGTTATAGGTCTTCCAGGAGAAACTGTAACAATTATAAGTGGAAAAGTTATGATAAAGAATTCTGAATATCCAGATGGATTCTATATCGAAGAACCATACATAAACGAAATGGATCTAAACGACAACCTAACTCGTATCTTGGAAGAAGATGAATATTTTGTTATGGGAGACAATAGAAACTTTAGTAGCGATTCAAGACATTGGGGCAATGTACCAAGAGAAAACATAGTTGGAACACCATTATTTAGATTGTTCCCTGTCGACAGCATTTCGATAAAACCAGGAGATTATGAAGTATTAACATTAGAAAACTAA
- a CDS encoding methionyl-tRNA formyltransferase: MELTKKIIFWGTPEIAKNTLQKLVEEGFDVALVITGLDKPVGRKQIMTESPVKTYALSKNIKVLQPEKINDAFLEEVRSIGEFDLSIVVAYGKIIPQSAIDLPKLGTINVHYSLLPRWRGASPVEASILGGDETTGVTIQKMALKMDTGDIIKKEEVTIGQKENKVDLKKRLEEIGAEKLVEILPDIFSEKITLEKQDEELATYCKKINKEDGDITQETNDEIKWRKYRAFIDWPRTYFFAEKGERKIRVIVTNADFVDGKFVIKNVLPEGKKETTWENFSKN; encoded by the coding sequence ATGGAGTTAACTAAAAAAATAATTTTCTGGGGTACACCAGAAATAGCAAAAAACACACTACAAAAACTAGTCGAGGAAGGATTCGACGTAGCACTTGTTATAACAGGATTAGACAAACCAGTTGGTAGAAAACAAATCATGACAGAATCTCCAGTCAAAACATATGCCCTATCCAAAAACATAAAAGTCTTGCAACCCGAAAAAATAAATGACGCATTTCTGGAAGAGGTCCGTTCTATAGGAGAGTTTGACCTATCTATTGTCGTAGCTTACGGAAAAATAATCCCGCAATCTGCGATAGATCTACCAAAACTCGGGACTATCAATGTTCACTATTCCCTGCTTCCACGCTGGAGAGGCGCCTCACCCGTCGAGGCTAGTATATTGGGAGGAGACGAAACGACTGGCGTCACAATACAAAAGATGGCTCTCAAGATGGACACCGGTGACATCATAAAAAAAGAAGAAGTAACTATAGGACAAAAAGAAAACAAAGTAGATCTAAAGAAAAGACTCGAAGAAATCGGTGCAGAAAAACTTGTCGAAATACTTCCTGACATATTTTCAGAAAAAATAACTCTAGAAAAACAAGATGAGGAACTCGCAACATATTGCAAAAAGATAAACAAAGAAGACGGAGATATAACACAAGAAACTAACGACGAAATAAAGTGGCGAAAATACAGAGCATTTATAGACTGGCCTAGAACATATTTCTTTGCCGAAAAAGGTGAAAGAAAAATCCGCGTTATTGTTACAAACGCGGACTTTGTAGACGGGAAATTTGTTATCAAAAATGTTTTACCCGAAGGCAAGAAAGAAACTACTTGGGAAAACTTTTCTAAAAACTAG
- the def gene encoding peptide deformylase gives MTKIVQEPHKVLREKAEEVKKDEFGKKPLLNLVAKMKDSLAEEFDGVGLAAPQIGVSKRIFIVPGFAVKEDSDLVCINPKITKKSKDKKWMDEGCLSVRWKYGKVERYTKVTLEAYDEYGNKFQRGASGLLAHIFQHETDHLNGVLFVDKAKDVEEMDEKQIEEYKKLHGVN, from the coding sequence ATGACAAAGATAGTCCAAGAGCCACATAAAGTACTGAGAGAAAAAGCAGAAGAGGTCAAAAAAGATGAGTTCGGGAAAAAACCGCTTTTGAATCTTGTAGCAAAGATGAAAGACTCTCTGGCAGAAGAGTTTGATGGCGTCGGACTAGCAGCACCACAGATAGGCGTTTCAAAAAGGATTTTTATTGTTCCTGGATTTGCAGTCAAAGAAGACTCTGATCTAGTTTGTATCAACCCAAAAATAACAAAAAAATCCAAAGATAAAAAATGGATGGACGAGGGTTGCCTCTCTGTCAGATGGAAATATGGAAAAGTAGAAAGATACACCAAGGTAACTCTCGAAGCATATGACGAATACGGAAACAAATTCCAACGTGGTGCGAGTGGACTACTAGCCCATATATTCCAACACGAAACAGACCACCTAAACGGAGTGTTGTTTGTAGACAAAGCAAAGGACGTAGAAGAAATGGATGAAAAACAAATAGAAGAATACAAAAAACTTCATGGAGTTAACTAA
- a CDS encoding peptidyl-tRNA hydrolase — translation MIFIFGLGNTGEKYKNNRHNVGRMIVESLRQKWNFPSWKKNKYTKAEESRGSFSGSDVTFLIYDEFMNTSGRALSKNFDPQNDKLIVVYDDLDIPFGEIKFSFDRGSGGHNGIKSIEDEIKTQKFYRIRVGISPKNIFGKMRKPVGKERVVRHVLGDFSLGGRKKVTGEITDRISSGIETFIKRGPEIATTELNSAK, via the coding sequence ATGATATTTATTTTTGGACTTGGTAACACCGGAGAGAAATACAAAAACAATCGTCACAATGTTGGACGCATGATTGTAGAGTCACTCAGACAAAAATGGAACTTTCCTTCTTGGAAAAAAAACAAATACACAAAAGCCGAAGAATCCCGCGGTAGTTTTTCTGGCAGTGATGTAACTTTTTTGATATATGACGAGTTTATGAATACTTCTGGAAGAGCATTGTCGAAAAATTTTGATCCACAAAACGACAAGCTTATTGTTGTGTACGACGATCTAGACATACCTTTTGGAGAGATTAAGTTTTCTTTCGATCGAGGTAGTGGTGGACACAACGGTATAAAGTCTATCGAAGACGAAATAAAAACTCAGAAGTTTTATCGTATAAGAGTTGGGATTTCTCCAAAAAATATCTTTGGCAAAATGAGAAAACCTGTTGGAAAAGAAAGAGTAGTGAGACACGTTTTGGGAGATTTTTCTCTAGGCGGTAGAAAGAAGGTAACTGGAGAAATAACTGACCGTATTTCTTCTGGAATAGAAACGTTTATAAAGCGAGGTCCCGAGATCGCCACTACAGAACTAAACTCAGCAAAATAA